A single Rhopalosiphum padi isolate XX-2018 chromosome 4, ASM2088224v1, whole genome shotgun sequence DNA region contains:
- the LOC132929389 gene encoding uncharacterized protein LOC132929389, producing MEEMKQLAMTLMQCKSFKERQERLSDSLDHLSFNYPDLYTVWFREMKRRELESNDPNKIIKWLSNPSSKSFVKLHEALMLVKNNNIMAKEEYMNNLRRMLNQTIENGTNIEAAVKICHLIEKSTNLSIIHENLKHLIRQVNQLNKSQRHMPTETLTGNFWTNHFKSPQVDPFERFNFQSAQHVNTPVWPNVLQPTNLNKSIPAGLPHFSMECFGYNHLEMIAKTNGATILGDSQSLIDLTILNQEMDGAVAKWLHYLKLHKYQWFFNSLSYLEIVFIDEDNIDDFIAKVNKNSITKGAQKKICISTKTLRDRPQKLNNLLLALDLEVTPNELCEFMSYMRDILHYPIPNKHCVVGDQLQQDIVLVMEKLLNQLLEKLGMVRSLVAQSLLGMSINKYLECVLLIIGNQTFMKQQIEKSLMFAETLKYKVHRMPRNFN from the exons A tgGAGGAAATGAAACAACTAGCAATGACATTAATGCAGTGTAAATCGTTCAAAGAACGACAAGAACGTCTAAGTGATTCACTCGATCATCTGTCATTCAACTATCCTGATCTCTACACTGTGTGGTTTAGAGAGATGAAAAGACGAGAACTGGAATCTAATGatccaaataaaattattaaatggttaAGTAATCCGTCATCTAAATCATTTGTAAAACTCCACGAAGCATTGATGttggttaaaaataacaacataatggCCAAAGAGgagtatatgaataatttaaggCGCATGCTAAATCAAACAATTGAAAATGGTACCAATATTGAGGCAGCAGTGAAAATATGCCATTTAATCGAGAAATCAACAAACTTAAGCATCATTCATGA gaaTTTGAAACATCTAATTCGTCAAGTAAATCAACTGAACAAAAGTCAACGTCATATGCCAACAGAAACCTTGACAGGAAACTTTTGgacaaatcattttaaatcacCACAAGTAGACCCTTTCGAACGATTCAATTTTCAGTCTGCTCAACACGTGAATACCCCTGTTTGGCCAAACGTACTGCAaccaacaaatttaaataaatctatccCTGCTGGTCTTCCACACTTTAGCA tggaATGTTTTGGGTACAACCATCTGGAAATGATCGCAAAGACAAACGGGGCCACTATTTTGGGGGACTCACAGTCACTAATCGACCTGACAATCCTTAATCAAGAAATGGACGGAGCAGTTGCTAAATGGCTCCACTACTTAAAACTACATAAATACCAATGGTTCTTCAATAGTCTCAGTTATCTTGAAATTGTATTCATTGACGAAGACAATATTGACGATTTCATTGCTAAAGTTAACAAAAATTCCATTACAAAAGGCGCACAAAAAAAGATCTGCATATCAACAAAGACATTGAGGGATCGGCCACAAAAGTTGAACAACttattattg GCTTTGGATTTGGAAGTAACGCCAAATGAACTGTGTGAATTCATGTCATACATGCGAGACATATTGCATTATCCCATACCGAACAAGCATTGTGTTGTTGGCGACCAATTACAACAAGACATAGTCCTTGTCATGGAGAAATTGTTAAATCAGCTGCTAGAAAAACTTGGTATGGTCCGTTCTTTAGTCGCCCAGAGTCTACTTGGAATGTCTATCAATAAATACTTGGAGTGCGTCttattaataattggtaatCAAACTTTTATGAAACAGCAAATAGAAAAATCATTGATGTTTGCTgaaaccttaaaatataaagtcCACAGAATGCCTAGAAACTTTAACTAA
- the LOC132929531 gene encoding LOW QUALITY PROTEIN: uncharacterized protein LOC132929531 (The sequence of the model RefSeq protein was modified relative to this genomic sequence to represent the inferred CDS: deleted 4 bases in 3 codons), with the protein MEEMKQLAMTLMQCKSFKERQERLSDSLDHLSFNYPDLYTVWFREMKRRELESNDPNKIIKWLSNPSSKSFVKLHEALMLVKNNNIMAKEEYMNNLRRMLNQTIENGTNIEAAVKICHLIEKSTNLSIIHENLKHLIRQVNQLNKSQRHMPTETLTGNFWTNHFKSPQVDPFERFNFQSAQHVNTPVWPNVLQPTNLNKSIPAGLPHFSMECFGYNHLEMIAKTNGGHYFGDSQSLIDLTILNQEMDGAVAKWLHYLKLHKYQWFFNSLSYLEIVFVDEDNIDDFIAKVNKNSITKGAQKKICISTKTLRDRPQKLNNLLLALDLEVTPNELCEFMSYMRDILHYPIPNKHCVVGDQLQQDIVLVMEKLLNQLLEKLGMVRSLVAQSLLGMSINKYLECVLLIIGNQTFMKQQIEKSLMFAETLKYKVHRMPRNFN; encoded by the exons A tgGAGGAAATGAAACAACTAGCAATGACATTAATGCAGTGTAAATCGTTCAAAGAACGACAAGAACGTCTAAGTGATTCACTCGATCATCTGTCATTCAACTATCCTGATCTCTACACTGTGTGGTTTAGAGAGATGAAAAGACGAGAACTGGAATCTAATGatccaaataaaattattaaatggttaAGTAATCCGTCATCTAAATCATTTGTAAAACTCCACGAAGCATTGATGttggttaaaaataacaacataatggCCAAAGAGgagtatatgaataatttaaggCGCATGCTAAATCAAACAATTGAAAATGGTACCAATATTGAGGCAGCAGTGAAAATATGCCATTTAATCGAGAAATCAACAAACTTAAGCATCATTCATGA gaaTTTGAAACATCTAATTCGTCAAGTAAATCAACTGAACAAAAGTCAACGTCATATGCCAACAGAAACCTTGACAGGAAACTTTTGgacaaatcattttaaatcacCACAAGTAGACCCTTTCGAACGATTCAATTTTCAGTCTGCTCAACACGTGAATACCCCTGTTTGGCCAAACGTACTGCAaccaacaaatttaaataaatctatccCTGCTGGTCTTCCACACTTTAGCA tggaATGTTTT GGGTACAACCATCTGGAAATGATCGCAAAGACAAACGGGGGCCACTATTTTGGGGACTCACAGTCACTAATCGACCTGACAATCCTTAATCAAGAAATGGACGGAGCAGTTGCTAAATGGCTCCACTACTTAAAACTACATAAATACCAATGGTTCTTCAATAGTCTCAGTTATCTTGAAATTGTATTC GTTGACGAAGACAATATTGACGATTTCATTGCTAAAGTTAACAAAAATTCCATTACAAAAGGCGCACAAAAAAAGATCTGCATATCAACAAAGACATTGAGGGATCGGCCACAAAAGTTGAACAACttattattg GCTTTGGATTTGGAAGTAACGCCAAATGAACTGTGTGAATTCATGTCATACATGCGAGACATATTGCATTATCCCATACCGAACAAGCATTGTGTTGTT GGCGACCAATTACAACAAGACATAGTCCTTGTCATGGAGAAATTGTTAAATCAGCTGCTAGAAAAACTTGGTATGGTCCGTTCTTTAGTCGCCCAGAGTCTACTTGGAATGTCTATCAATAAATACTTGGAGTGCGTCttattaataattggtaatCAAACTTTTATGAAACAGCAAATAGAAAAATCATTGATGTTTGCTgaaaccttaaaatataaagtcCACAGAATGCCTAGAAACTTTAACTAA
- the LOC132928848 gene encoding reticulon-4-interacting protein 1 homolog, mitochondrial-like: MTKTDASAAEGGRMWPDRMTAWQIDTYAAFEDSAVINDKAELPASLGPKEVLVRVKASSVNPIDVLMAEGYGQVLLGRVRQAKKKSLFRPVEFPLTLGRDFAGEVVAKGAEVGSEHFAIGDAVLGVVAPFQHGCHAQFVTVPVTQVAKKPDHMSYEEAACLLYTGLTTWCALTSAGGLNASNAADKNILVIGGSGGVGNSAIQILKSWGAKVTTTCSTNAINLVKELGPDNIIDYTTVDAQKQLEQYGKYDLILDAAGIPYEDIGGAYTPLLKPWSWAKFITLRSPVLHNTDSYGMVLGMLKNAYDLVAPNVCSGAVFKGSTIRWGFFMPVERGIEELALLAAEKKITVPVDSVYGFADMKKAFGRVKAGHLRGKVAVKFDEK, from the exons ATGACGAAGACGGACGCTTCTGCCGCTGAGGGTGGACGGATGTGGCCCGACCGAATGACGGCGTGGCAAATCGACACTTACGCGGCGTTTGAGGACTCGGCCGTGATCAACGATAAGGCAGAATTACCCGCGTCACTCGGGCCCAAAGAAGTTCTGGTGCGTGTCAAAGCGTCGTCTGTCAATCCTATAGATGTGCTCATGGCCG AGGGTTATGGACAAGTGCTATTAGGCAGGGTCCGACAGGCGAAAAAAAAGTCGCTGTTCAGGCCCGTCGAGTTCCCATTGACTTTGGGACGGGATTTCGCTGGTGAAGTGGTTGCGAAAGGAGCTGAAGTCGGCTCGGAACACTTCGCTATCGGCGACGCCGTTCTGGGTGTCGTAGCTCCTTTTCAACACGGCTGTCACGCTCAATTTGTCACAGTTCCTGTAACTCAG gtagCCAAGAAGCCTGATCACATGTCCTATGAGGAAGCTGCGTGCTTATTGTACACAGGCCTGACTACATGGTGCGCCTTGACGTCGGCAGGCGGCCTAAACGCTTCAAACGCAGCCGACAAGAACATACTGGTCATCGGCGGATCCGGTGGTGTCGGTAATAGTGCAATACAGATACTCAAGTCGTGGGGCGCCAAG gTAACTACTACGTGTAGTACAAATGCCATTAATCTAGTGAAAGAACTTGGACCAGATAATATCATTGACTACACTACCGTAGATGCACAGAAACAGTTGGAACAATACGGAaa gtaCGACCTGATTTTGGACGCGGCCGGGATACCGTATGAAGACATCGGTGGCGCGTACACGCCGCTGTTGAAACCTTGGTCGTGGGCTAAATTCATTACTCTGCGCAGTCCCGTGTTGCATAATACTGACTCGTATGGCATGGTGTTGGGCATGTTGAAAAACGCGTACGACCTGGTGGCGCCGAACGTCTGTTCGGGCGCCGTGTTCAAAGGCTCCACGATTCGATGGGGATTTTTCATGCCCGTAGAGCGTGGCATAGAGGAGTTGGCCCTTCTAGCCGCAGAGAAAAAGATTACTGTCCCAGTCGACAGCGTTTATGGATTTGCAGACATGAAGAAAGCGTTTGGTCGGGTAAAAGCCGGACACCTCCGTGGAAAGGTGGCCGTCAAGTTCGACGAAAAGTAA
- the LOC132929178 gene encoding protein son of sevenless-like encodes MVSNSFTKAEIEKCLCIQGNPTKWKGLLMGSLKKVADRVHPSLTVSDEALECVEMLVIQILEILTLRSSPPHTVYDIEDQVKRWFPKPIDKWAIKDANEAIEKNKKRHLFLPADKVHNLVQKEILQYKLDYPVALYITAVLEYMAADILKLAGNYVNNIHRVEISYQDLCVAICGDKVLMDLFGQHDNNGDLNLSELGIDKIQRTTTYEEVIRDLMHDERQLIRDLHLILKIFKEEIDRIIPTGSSQELDSMFNNITDICKTTGLFLSSIEDILEIAEDKSATVGCCIEELAEAAEFDVFARYANDIVKKQCRNIFWNLIGKPEVSNLLQSAGYGFKEAVKYYFPKLLLLPLWHCILYFEYIKILHQLSPSQLDKECLEQVEGILRPLQLQMTSAANQVNLPDNVKEFGLKINATPRRLLAIEKLNEMQKAIDGWDGKDMGQCCTEFIREGVLVKVSSGGKRCSERKAILFDGVLLLCKSNSRRTSVSVSSQLVGGLSEFKLKEKLFIRKVEIVDREDTEETKHFFEIAPRLQPPVILVANSFQDKANWMADLIMLNTKSMLDRTLNSILLDEDKKFPLRLPSIEEYRFVEPDSRSNIIFEEKENNGVPLIKGAILLKLIERLTYHIYADPKFVKTFLTTYRSFCSPHDLMDLLIERYNIPEPFGITMDSVSLRDENKRFKKEYLVPVQFRVLNVIRHWVDYHYYDYQCDPYLLDKLHAFLDSINGKSMKKWADSVIKIIQRKTSEAQKEITFAFDSPPPAIEVHMDFNGNDEFNILLVHPIEFARQLTLIESENYRAVKPSELVGSVWTKKDKEINSPHLLRLIKRTTNFSRWIEKAVVECENFEERVAIVSRFIEVMMALDELNNFNGVLGVLSAMSSAAVFRLKFTMQSVNARLERALEEARDLSNNHFRKYQDKLRSINPPCVPFIGMYLTNILHIEEGNPDCLTNSPNLINFNKRRKVAEIIGEIQQYQNQPYCLNVEPKIKKFLENLNPFNDMKDTDISNYLYEKSLEIEPRNCKQLPKYPRKWPDLNLKSPGLKTKIRVPSVSSKDMDVQGRRNFSSSSSLVIQMDKRDADDSVFSPVTFTLGKSNDVPPVPPRLSKIDGSFRPPIPPRRMAPPLPPRRLQVEEVLTFKKCVVDLPKPEINQDFNWNKKLVPVSPMKKSMDLKTKVDLFPKRNNTFERLNGPPFFRPEIMQNSRFPLKLFVLKKTTPSMFQFNV; translated from the coding sequence ATGGTCTCCAACTCGTTCACCAAAGCGGAAATCGAAAAATGTTTGTGTATTCAAGGTAATCCAACGAAATGGAAGGGGCTGTTGATGGGATCATTAAAAAAGGTTGCCGATCGAGTGCATCCTTCGTTAACAGTCAGCGACGAAGCATTAGAATGTGTCGAAATGCTAGTTATACAAATTCTGGAGATACTTACGCTAAGGTCATCTCCACCACACACTGTTTACGACATCGAAGACCAAGTTAAACGATGGTTTCCCAAGCCAATAGATAAGTGGGCTATTAAAGATGCAAATGAGGCTATAGAAAAGAACAAGAAAAGACACCTATTTTTACCGGCTGATAAAGTTCATAATTTAGTGCAAAAAGAAATACTCCAATACAAATTAGACTATCCAGTGGCTCTTTATATAACAGCTGTTTTAGAATACATGGCAgcagacattttaaaattagctggtaattatgtaaataatatacaccgTGTAGAAATTAGTTACCAAGACCTTTGTGTTGCAATATGTGGCGATAAAGTATTAATGGACTTGTTTGGCCAGCATGACAATAACGGTGATTTAAACTTGTCTGAATTAGGTATTGATAAAATCCAGAGAACTACTACTTATGAAGAAGTTATAAGAGACCTAATGCATGATGAACGACAACTAATTAgagatttacatttaattttaaaaatttttaaagaaGAAATCGATCGTATCATACCCACAGGTAGCAGTCAAGAATTGGATAGTATGTTCAACAATATTACAGACATATGTAAGACTACCggattatttttaagttctatTGAAGACATATTAGAAATTGCAGAGGATAAATCAGCTACAGTTGGTTGTTGTATTGAAGAGTTGGCTGAAGCTGCTGAATTTGATGTGTTTGCACGCTATGCTAATGATATCGTTAAAAAGCAGTGTAGGAATATATTTTGGAATTTAATTGGTAAACCAGAAGTCTCAAATTTACTTCAATCAGCTGGTTATGGTTTTAAAGaagcagtaaaatattattttccaaaattattacttttacccCTATGGCATTGTATTCTTTATTttgagtatattaaaattttacatcaACTTTCTCCTTCCCAGCTTGATAAAGAGTGTTTAGAACAAGTAGAAGGCATTTTGAGGCCTTTACAATTACAAATGACTTCAGCTGCAAATCAAGTTAACTTACCAGATAATGTCAAAGAATTTGGACTTAAAATTAATGCAACACCTAGACGATTATTAGCCATTGAAAAACTGAATGAAATGCAAAAGGCTATTGATGGTTGGGATGGTAAAGATATGGGTCAATGTTGTACTGAGTTCATAAGAGAAGGAGTTCTTGTAAAAGTTTCAAGTGGAGGTAAGCGTTGTTCAGAGCGCAAAGCCATCTTATTTGATGGTGTTCTACTATTATGTAAATCAAATAGCAGAAGGACTTCTGTATCAGTAAGCTCTCAACTTGTTGGTGGTTTATCTGAATTCAAATTgaaagaaaaattgtttattagaaAAGTGGAAATTGTTGATAGAGAAGATACAGAAGAAACTAAACACTTTTTTGAAATAGCCCCTCGTTTACAGCCACCAGTTATATTAGTTGCCAATTCATTTCAAGATAAAGCTAATTGGATGGCCGATTTAATTATGTTGAACACAAAAAGTATGTTAGATAGAACTTTAAATAGTATTCTACTCGATGAAGATAAAAAATTTCCTTTACGTTTACCTTCAATTGAAGAATACAGATTTGTTGAACCTGATTCTCGATCTAACATCATTTTTGaggaaaaagaaaataatggtGTTCCACTTATTAAAGGTGCCATTCTGTTGAAACTTATAGAACGTTTGACTTATCATATTTATGCTGATccaaaatttgtaaaaacatttttaacaacataTCGCAGTTTTTGTTCACCTCATGATTTGATGGATCTCCTAATTGAAAGGTACAACATTCCTGAACCTTTTGGTATAACTATGGATTCAGTAAGTCTTCGAGAtgaaaataaacgatttaaaaaagaatatttagtacCTGTTCAATTTAgagtattaaatgtaattaggCATTGGGTCGATTATCACTATTATGATTATCAATGTGATCCATATCTATTAGATAAATTGCATGCATTTTTAGATTCAATTAATggaaaatcaatgaaaaaatgGGCAGATTCagtgattaaaataattcaaagaaAAACTTCTGAAGCTCAAAAAGAAATAACGTTTGCATTTGATTCACCACCACCAGCAATTGAAGTTcatatggattttaatggaaatgatgaatttaatattctacTTGTACATCCTATTGAGTTTGCAAGACAATTAACTCTTATTGAATCTGAAAATTATAGGGCAGTCAAACCTTCAGAGTTGGTTGGATCTGTATGGACTAAAAAagataaagaaataaattcTCCGCATTTACTTCGGTTAATTAAACGTACTACAAATTTTAGCCGTTGGATTGAAAAAGCCGTTGTTGAATGTGAAAATTTTGAAGAAAGAGTAGCAATTGTGTCAAGATTTATTGAAGTAATGATGGCATtagatgaattaaataatttcaatggtGTCTTAGGTGTTCTCTCGGCTATGAGTTCAGCCGCAGTATTTCGCCTAAAATTTACAATGCAATCTGTCAATGCTAGACTTGAAAGAGCTCTAGAAGAAGCTCGAGACTTAAGTAATaatcattttagaaaatatcaaGATAAATTAAGAAGTATAAATCCACCATGTGTCCCATTCATTGGTatgtatttaacaaatatattacatattgaaGAAGGTAATCCAGATTGTTTAACAAACAGcccaaatttaattaattttaataaacggaGAAAAGTGGCAGAAATTATTGGAGAAATTCAGCAATATCAAAATCAACCTTACTGTTTAAATGTGGagcctaaaataaaaaagtttttagagAACTTAAATCCATTCAATGATATGAAAGATACTGATATTAGTAACTACTTGTATGAAAAATCATTAGAAATAGAACCAAGAAATTGCAAACAACTTCCAAAGTATCCACGAAAATGGCCAGACTTAAATCTTAAGTCACCTGGCTTAAAGACTAAAATAAGAGTGCCATCAGTATCATCCAAAGACATGGATGTTCAGGGTAGAAGAAATTTTAGTTCATCCAGTTCTCTAGTTATTCAAATGGATAAAAGAGATGCAGATGACTCTGTCTTTTCACCCGTGACATTTACTTTGGGTAAAAGTAATGATGTTCCTCCAGTTCCACCTCGACTGAGTAAAATAGATGGATCATTCAGACCCCCTATACCACCAAGAAGAATGGCTCCACCTTTACCTCCAAGAAGATTACAAGTCGAagaagttttaacttttaaaaaatgtgttgtaGATTTACCCAAACCAGAAATTAATCAAGATTTCAATTGGAACAAAAAACTTGTACCAGTTAGTCCTATGAAAAAGTCTATGGATCTGAAAACAAAAGTAGATCTTTTTCCCAAACGTAACAATACTTTTGAACGTCTCAACGGACCACCATTCTTTAGACCAGAAATTATGCAAAACTCTAGGtttccattaaaattatttgttcttAAAAAAACAACTCCTTCAATGTTCCAATTCAATGTCTAA